The Oryza glaberrima chromosome 5, OglaRS2, whole genome shotgun sequence DNA segment TGTCAAGAGTGCCAGTGACTGAACTCTGAACATATGTAGAGTGTGAGTTTCTGAACATTGTGGTTTTTCGTGGTGGGTGGCAGGTGAGCATGCCGTTCTTCATCCTGCACGGCGAGGCCGACACGGTGACGGACCCGGAGGTGAGCCGTGCGCTGTACGAGCGCGCCGCCAGCGCCGACAAGACCATCAAGCTCTACCCGGGGATGTGGCACGgcctcaccgccggcgagccggaCCACAACGTCCACCTCGTCTTCTCCGACATCGTCGCCTGGCTCGaccgccgcagccaccgccaGGACAGGGCGAGCATGACCCCGCCGGCGGCCTGCAccgacagcgccgccgccgccgcggcggacagCCCAGTGTCGCCTGAGCCGCCGCGGcaaggcgccgccggcggcttccTCTGCGGCCTAACCGGCCGAGCAAATCCCCAGCAATGTAGGATGTAAAATATagaaagagggggaaaaaaaagaactcccTTGATATACAAAATGAAAGGAATGCAGATGTTGTGATGCAAACAGTGTCATGAACAAGTTCAGAGAAATTTTTAGTTTCAGTttctgtttgtttcagtttgAACATGCACCAGCTGCCAGCCTAGAGCGAGCAGCCTGGCAAAATACAAATTTCTGAGAGAACATGTAATTTATACCATATAATGCTATCATCTcaacaaagaatcagaagatcCACAACTTTTATGTCCAACTGAAGTTTCGTATAGATGAGAGAGactgagaggaggaagaaaaaattacaagaaaaaagaatgacatcacaggcagcagcagcagcatcatcaACCAAGGTATTTTTAGTAACAAACAGCTCCAGAGGAACTAACTATGAGGCCATGCCTTTTGTCAGTAAGGAGCTTAACCAAGCAGCTAGAAAGCAGGCCATCAAAATTTCCAGAGTCTTATGCCTCCTCCTTCTACCCTTGTTGGCCTCCGGTGGTTGTGGCGGTGCTGTCTTGGTCACCGAAAATGCGCTTGCGGAAGTCGGTGACCATGAGGGGAAGACCCTTGTGGAGAGGGATCTTTGGCTCCCACCCAAGGAGCTCCTTGGCACGGCCGATGTCAGGCTTGCGCTTGTGCGGGTCGTCCTGGGTGTTGGGACGGAACTCGATCTTTGCGTTAGGGTCGATGGTGTCCTGGACAACCTTGGCCAGCTCCAGCATGGTGAACTCACCAGGGTTACCCAGGTTGAATGGCCCTACGTGCTCACCTTCCATGAGCCTCATCAATCCCTCAACCTGGGAGGAGACCAAAATCAGTACAAGAAATGCAGCGCTGTGCGACATTCCACAACTAGAGAAGTAGGAGGATAAACCTCAGATCATAACTATTTCTGTTGACATTGTCATTAGTATTACTGTCTTCCCAAGTGCTTATTAGATTTCAGATATGCTTAGTGCAGTAGAGAGAAAAACTCACCAGATCAGAGACATATTGGAAACTCCTGGTCTGCTTGCCATCACCGTAAACCGTCAAAGGCTCCTTCCTCAAAGCCTGTAACCATAATTGCAGATAGACCAATTCAGTTTAAACTGAACAATGATTTGCATCCTTCTGAAAAAAATTAGGACAGTTAAAGAGTGAATTATACCTGAGCAACAAAGTTGCTGACAACACGGCCATCATCGATGCACATGCGAGGGCCATATGTGTTGAAGATACGAGCGATCCTAACCTGAAACAGAAAAAACCAACAGCAGAAATTAACATTTACTTTCAGATGAACGAACAGAACGTAAAGTCATTTTGCAAAGAGAGAGACTGCATTATACCTCAAGGTTGGCACCACGGTGATAGTCCATGGTCAAAGTTTCAGCTGTGCGCTTGCCCTCATCGTAACAACTCCTCACACCTGTTATTCAGAGAAACACATGCATCAGTAAAACCAAACCTTACCATGTTAAGAATAAATTAAACAGTagtagagggaaaaaaaaaacatgggacaAAGTGTTAGCTGTAACTATCTGGCTCAACAAACTTCCCTCATTTCTGCTCTGTTCTTTTGATTATTTTAGATGTCTCAGTTGGTGGGTGTTTGGTTAAGCATAATTGGTCAAGCGTAGTGTTGTTCCCCTGTTCCTTTATTAAAAAGAGAACCACCAAGTGGCCCTCTCGGAGCAAATTCCACCAACCAGCTTTGTCCCTTTCCACCAAAGAGAATCAAAGCATGCAAGAGCCTACCCATCTAAGATTCCGTGGCCAGCATCTCCAGCGGGCAAGATCCCAGTATCGGTTTCCTCCACTTACCTAAACCATGCCTCTTTCATACAACAGTATGCTTCAATTCAAGAATATGTCCATTTTAGATGGGCAATTCCTTCTTCTACCACTTTATACTACCGGTGCCGAATAATAAATTTGGGTAACCTCTAATGGCCAAATCTAAGAGTGTATGTTCAATCAATGTACTCTCAATGATGTGCAAAACATGGCATTGATGAATGTAGGATATGTATGGTGAGAAACAGCACTAGTATGGTAGGCAACAGTTTGCTATAAGCGACGATCGGACAGCTCCAATAATACCCGTGGTCCAACTTGGATAGTTCTTTGATCTCAACTAACAATAAGCTACCGAAACATGCTAGATCCAAGAAACATAACAAATTGATCTGATGGAGTATGAGAGTAGTTTATTACCAATGGGGTTGACATTGCCCCAGTAAGTCTCCACTTGAGGATGCTGGAGGGGATCACCGTAGACCTCACTGGTGCTGGTGAGGAGGAACCTGGCATTGATCCTCTTCGCCAATCCGAGCATGTTGAGAGTCCCAACCACATTGGTCTTGTGCCATCTCAAAGGTTAAGGCTTTACACAGTTCAACATAGACCATTTTCCAAAAACAATACAGGTACTAACGATGATAATGAAAGAACACAGGTCAGGCTCCGTTTTCATGTGTCTCCCATGTTTCCATTTGGTTGTTAGGCTAAATCTCCACTACACTAGTAGTTGCAAAAGCAGGCAACAAAAAAAGAGATCATGTGAAGTGAACAGTAAGCAAAGTTGGTTAGAAAGAAAAGGGGACAGCAGAGGCGACTTGGACCTTGCTTTTTCGGCTAATCAAACCCACAACTTTATGTCAGATTTAAGCAACACTCACTCGACAGCTCAGCTAGATCCAAGCAGAACGCGCGTTTCCTTTGGCTTGCTTCCCCCGTTAGGAGATCATCAAGCAAAGTAAACTGTACGTAACTCGATTGGTCAATGCTTGATCACAATATGCTCTTCTATCAAAAGGACTCATTCTGAAAAATTCTTAATCGCAATAGTACTACCGCTTTTATGCTCTTCTATCAAAAGGACTCTAAATTGAACTTtaacattataaaaaaatgtatgttttttttaaaattctaaaaGAGTAAGACGGTGCAAAGACTCAAGATCTTCCATTTGAAACGACGCAAAAAAAGATTGATCGAATTTGATCAAGATGCCGCACCCGAAGCAGCCAAACTCTGCTTTAAACAGCGGAATGCGGGACACATGTGAATCTCTGTGTTCAGGATGAGGCCACGGCAGAAACCTCCAAAAATTCACGGCGCAACGTGGCGCAAATCCCGAGCTCCATGCATCCAAATTCCCCTTCCCCGCCCCCAGATTCCCAATCCCCGGACGAACCCTGAATCCGGGGGGGACAGATTCAATGTTTTCACCCAGATGCAGGATATCTGACAAAGCCAACTACTACATGCACaaaacaacaaatcaaatcCAATCCTAACACAAATCATTTCccacccccaaaaaaaacaaaacaaaacgcatgaaaaaaaaaataaaatcgagcacccaaaaaaataaagatcCAAGCACGAAACAAATTCAGAGACGCATATGatcgaagaagaaaaaaggataTGATTGTCTTGACGGGGTTGTACTTGTAGTGAACGGGGGAAGCGGGGCAGGCGAGGTGGTAGATCTGGTCGACCTCGAGGAGGATGGGCTCGACGACGTCGTGGCGGATCATCTCGAAGTTTGGGTTGCCGAAGTGGTGCACCACGTTCTCCTTCCGCCCCGTGAACAGGTTGTCCACCACGATCACGCTGTCGCCGCGCTCCACCAGCCGGTCCACCAGGTGGCTCCCCACGAACCCGGCGCCGCCGGTCACCAGCACCCGGAGCCCCTTCCGCTTCAGCCCCAGCGGCACCTTCCCGCCCACGAACTGCCTCGccggcagctgctgctgccgccggctcACCGCTGGCTCCACCGAGAAACGCGCCAGCGGGTTCGCCGCGGTTGaaccggcggccgcggcggcgggggtggaggaggaggacggggtggcGAGGgagaagatggcggcggcgacgagcatcCCGGCGAGGGCGAAGAGCGggcggtgctcgccggcggcgtaccgggcggcgcgggggagcCACGCGAGCGGCTTGGACGGCTTCGGGGAGTACCCccccgccgctaccgccgcctccgcctcgccggccagcgtcgcgccgccgccgccgcggtaggTCAGCTCCGACgccatctttttttctttttctttttccctcacgacgacggcgagggacCTGGATGTAAAATTTCCACAAACCCCCCAAGCCCCTCCCCGCAAATAAAAATTTCCCCGGGGACCTGGATGCAAAATGCGGGCAGGTGGGGAGGGAGAAGGGGGCGCGGgggtggagagaggaggggaggaggggggtaTTTATTGGGGGAGAAGCGAAGGCGCGGGGGCGGTGTGAGCCGTCGGATTGGGGATGGACGGCTGGGATGAGGTCTCGGTGTTTGACTTGTGGTGTGTGATCGGGTGCGGCCGCCGTGTGGTGTGGACCTCTCAACCGGTTTTAGGACTTGACAGTGTGAGGGGTctttgtactactagtagtactaagtTTGGAAGCTAAGCTGCAATAATCACAAatttttgtgatttgatttagaGTAGATAGCATAATCTAGTGGGGTATTAAGGGACATCTAAAAATGATAGGAATAAAAATGCTAATGTTGAGATGGTGTTGGAATACAATTTTCGAAGAtcgatttactttttttttattttagtatatGTCCATATGAAATCCAATAAgattgtacttcctccgtctataatataagagattttggaaggatgtgacacatcctatgaTTTTGGAGGGATTGTTAGATTTTTCAATGGAAATCTACAAAGAAATCCagatgtttcaaaatataatcaagTTTAGATAAGTAGCTAGAAAtgcctatattttaaaatagggTGTGGGTGATTTTTCATGTCAAAGATAACGATACTCATTTTGAAGGGGGGAAATTACTTCATGTACAGCCAGAACGTTTTAAttaatgatataaaaagaacgTTTTAATTAATGGCCAAAGGATCTTCTAAAAAGACAATTAATGGCCAAAGAGTGTACTCCAAGTTTATGTCACCATATTAACTATATGATTTTCTACTACACTTTGGAGCATGTTGTTAGTGCTAATTATAGACCAGTCCTACTACAACTGGAGACTAATCTAATAACTGCATAAATAGTACTCCTACTACAAACTTTAGCAAGAATTAACTCATGACATAGCAAGATATAAGGATAGATCCAACGGCTGCTGCGGTTACTGCCATTGCCAATGCGAAGTTACCGTAACTCGACTAGTTagttatgtttcttttttataaaatatgctCACCCAGATTTAATTTGTAGATTTAGCACGGATACTCGTATTTacgactaattttttttagtggTAAACGATGTATCCATCGATAATGAGACACATTTGGTGATTCATCAATCTGTCGACCCAGTCTTTCATATGTGTCTGTAGAAATATGGTGTGCGTATATGTGTTATAGAGGAGTGTTACCATGTTGTGAATACCTATATTTGTAGTGTGTTCTAAAAGAAGGTAAAATTTACTACGGAACACTCAAAGCTTGTAGTCATTGATGTGAAACATCCAAAAAACATGTATCTTTTCATGGACACCGTAAAATATAGTAGTTAATTGCTAGACACCCAACATATTATTTTGTTATATCCGaacaagaaagagagagaaacttAAATGAAAGGCAAGTTTGCCCTTAAAACCATCTTGTTTAACTCGATCAGGACCGATTCGAACCAGACCCATTCCACTCTTAGTCTCCCGAGGACAGTGCAGCGGCAAGCTTGGTCAACAATGGCGAGGACGATGCTAGGatacgataggcgaacaaacgataaagaacaatatatcaatcacagaagacacgagatttaacgtgaaaAACCTTctcaaaacaggagagaaaaaaccacgggcgccaaccagcaaaatatcttcactatatctgaggtgaggttacttcgtcgcacggcggcttacaagaagtatatatatggtggaacctaaaagggatgacgatccATACCGCGGGGGCGAAGCCCCTGCACCCCTGGGGgtccccaggcgcacagcccaatgggccagcttcagccttcgctccgctacggcagaagctggcctttattaagtgcaaatgaatttggatcacaactcaacagacGATGCGTCGACGAGTTGCGGTATCAACCGATTCAAGTGGTGCTAACAGATTAGCAGCGATGGATTCAAAGGAGATCGAGTGCCCACCGGTttctccacctccgccttcTTCACCCTTGCGACCCCTCATCGGGTGACTTCCCCCAAGAGACCACATTCAGCTGCTGTCGCCTGCGACCCTGAGCTCAGAACTCCATCGATTCCAACACCATGCTGCTTCAATCCGCCACCGCCCTCACCAGAGCTCGCCGCTATTGATGCAACTCGTCATCGCACTGTCATcgccaccccaaaagctagggTTCGGGGAGAAGGGATTGAGTGCATGAGAGTGAACTAGGCTTAGGTCTGGTTCAAACCAGTCACAAATTGCCATTAAAAGCCGATCGATCTAAGAGGTAAAATGGTACTTTCAACGCTCTTTTTCTCTTTATCTTAGccggatataataaaataatatattagatGTTTAACAGCTAATTACTATAATTTTACGATACCAGTGAAAAGTTACGTGTTATTCATGTGTCTAGCAGAAAAACCACATACTGTATTTTCTCCTGTCCTCTACCAAATTTTgcgaacaaaagaaaaaaaaaagaaactgtcATTGCTAGTAACCGTAGACAGTAAATGTACCAGCCTGATTGGGTACAACTAATCCAGGAGTAGCTAGTAGTAACCCGTCGCATAGGCCGACACGACACCAGGAGTAGGTGAGGCGCTGCCTAGTGCCTAGTGTACAGTACTACGTGTTAACGTCACTGCGGGTGGGCCCGTCCATTCAGAATTCGGTGCACAGGGTAGGTGGTGGGCCCGTCAAGCCCCCCCGCGCCACGTGCCCACGTGGACTTATTCCTTGGGAACCCAGCATTATTGGTGCTTTGGGGCAGTAATTAATTATGTACGAATTATTAAGCAATTCGGTTAATTAAATCCCGTTTCTAGTAACGTTGGACTTGGCTTTGGAGGAGGCTTCACGGAAGGTGTCCTCTCGAATCAGTaataacttcttttttttttcttttttctttttttttttttttttgctgttctCTCGTTTTTGGGGTCAATTCAATTCGTCCGTGCTAGCTGGGGTTTGCTCTGATGATGGGGTCCAGCTGCAAATGATGGGtaaattgtttttgttttttagcGTGTTTATGTCATGGGTTTTGAATTGTTCATTGTTTGACTCCCATGCTGTGTCATGTTATGCACTAGGTCAGCCTTTTTTTTCCAGCTGGATTTTTCAGAGAACTACTAATTATAATAGTCTTAATCAGAGAGCGGACACTTGATGATGGGATGATGCATCTGGAGGGCAGCTTGTGTCAGTGGTGTGTGTGTTTACATGTATTTGCACTGCCGGTGGTGCTGCAAGACAGCTTAGGTGAAAGCAATGTATTTTGACTCGCTTCGGTGACAATGATCTTTGTGTACTGGCTAGTACTAGAACCTAATTCTAACCAATGAGTAGTTCATCCgtcataaaataaataaactaatacaaaatgctacttcctccgttctaaaatataaacatttttagatcTGAACACggtctccgagatgctactttgaccaataatatctatcaaaaaagatgttttaaataaaacgagttatatattatgatagtttgtttaatgataaatctagtaacatcaattattgatctttttaacttttttgatattaatgatcaaagttaaaattatttgact contains these protein-coding regions:
- the LOC127772768 gene encoding UDP-glucuronic acid decarboxylase 2 codes for the protein MASELTYRGGGGATLAGEAEAAVAAGGYSPKPSKPLAWLPRAARYAAGEHRPLFALAGMLVAAAIFSLATPSSSSTPAAAAAGSTAANPLARFSVEPAVSRRQQQLPARQFVGGKVPLGLKRKGLRVLVTGGAGFVGSHLVDRLVERGDSVIVVDNLFTGRKENVVHHFGNPNFEMIRHDVVEPILLEVDQIYHLACPASPVHYKYNPVKTIKTNVVGTLNMLGLAKRINARFLLTSTSEVYGDPLQHPQVETYWGNVNPIGVRSCYDEGKRTAETLTMDYHRGANLEVRIARIFNTYGPRMCIDDGRVVSNFVAQALRKEPLTVYGDGKQTRSFQYVSDLVEGLMRLMEGEHVGPFNLGNPGEFTMLELAKVVQDTIDPNAKIEFRPNTQDDPHKRKPDIGRAKELLGWEPKIPLHKGLPLMVTDFRKRIFGDQDSTATTTGGQQG